Proteins encoded by one window of Sphaerodactylus townsendi isolate TG3544 linkage group LG04, MPM_Stown_v2.3, whole genome shotgun sequence:
- the OBI1 gene encoding ORC ubiquitin ligase 1 — MAQNVQSVTLALTLPITCHICLGKVRHPVICANHHVFCSICIEVWLKNNSQCPACRIPITPENPCKEVIGGTSESNPAFTPAVRKQLRKTRLELLHKEYEDEIETLQKELEELTIKNLSLESQLRSILHPATPDVSDKDQEGPLLSEDGNKAAAETLATLTQKLQAANEMYEKANDDLEKLTEVNKKLRFENSGLARENLRLKAEVGSRSPQKFGRFTVAALQSKLDQCERETNRLKKALERSDKYIEELESQVLPQKREYEPMKEETSESDVAVPMEEKQSGTMPNENVLLKNPEEHLDQNCLSTAHCPDDDQPGSGLLGSSNDVCLNSASQGCSDESVAQCSAGRDVFTDSQEVLLDIASADMDTCPEQTWDKIEDCVPYKDELYELPDPCTPLSLSCLQLNTPGSKDDLPAKEESPREPSSFLRKLEFEDFGDALDDANKDSPEHSASSCESSDSKGACFTSDKPVFWNRCPTHYDENLDFEGSEPSAATSDSGESSAKSSEKSHHINVPKKLHSVRSSEMNRTRTSSETSMDAAYLDKISELDSMMSESDNSKSPYYVSKSSSELENSCKATQCPDLLNEKEKTMKERNEQNALKCPLADDNSPEGNEWKSATFSILSPSAVDIMEPFPLFGGRTSETTEIKPQSFLFQRELSPSFLFSNSGGSFEEQKLGSSLFKVAPELQNLHNQLQSPWSSSFVPDRKAKSLQTSTKRKIQSSLSSASPSKTTKN, encoded by the exons ATGGCTCAGAACGTCCAAAGCGTCACCCTCGCGCTCACGCTGCCCATCACTTGCCACATTtgcctggggaag GTCCGCCACCCGGTCATCTGTGCCAACCACCACGTCTTCTGTTCCATTTGCATCGAGGTGTGGTTGAAGAACAATAGCCAGTGCCCTGCCTGTCGGATCCCCATCACACCTGAAAATCCTTGCAAGGAAGTCATAG GAGGAACCAGTGAAAGTAACCCCGCGTTTACCCCTGCGGTCCGAAAACAGCTGCGCAAAACCCGGCTCGAGCTCCTTCACAAAGAATATGAG GATGAGATAGAAACATTGCAGAAAGAGCTGGAGGAGCTGACAATCAAAAACTTGAGCTTGGAGTCCCAGCTGAGATCCATTTTGCATCCTGCAACTCCGGACGTTTCTGACAAAGATCAGGAGGGTCCTCTTCTCTCGGAGGATGGGAACAAAGCTGCCGCTGAGACTTTGGCAACGTTGACCCAGAAGCTTCAGGCTGCGAATGAGATGTATGAGAAAGCGAACGATGACTTGGAAAAGTTAACAGAG GTAAACAAGAAACTGAGGTTTGAAAACAGCGGCCTTGCGAGGGAGAACTTGCGGCTGAAGGCTGAGGTTGGAAGTCGATCGCCCCAGAa GTTTGGACGGTTCACCGTAGCAGCACTTCAGTCGAAGCTTGATCAATGCGAGAGGGAGACCAACCGTCTGAAAAAGGCTTTGGAGAGGAGCGACAAATACATAGAAGAGCTGGAGTCGCAGGTGCTGCCCCAGAAACGGGAATACGAACCTATGAAAGAGGAAACTTCCGAAAGTGACGTGGCTGTTCCAATGGAGGAGAAGCAAAGCGGAACCATGCCTAATGAGAACGTCCTACTGAAAAACCCAGAAGAGCACCTGGATCAGAACTGTTTGAGCACAGCTCACTGCCCTGATGACGATCAACCTGGTAGCGGCCTGTTGGGTAGCAGTAATGATGTCTGCTTAAATTCAGCCAGTCAGGGTTGTTCGGATGAGTCCGTTGCCCAGTGCTCAGCCGGAAgggatgttttcactgactctcAGGAGGTTCTCTTGGATATAGCCAGTGCCGATATGGACACTTGCCCGGAACAAACGTGGGACAAAATTGAGGACTGTGTGCCATATAAAGACGAGCTTTACGAACTTCCTGATCCATGTACGCCATTATCTCTCAGTTGCCTCCAGCTGAACACTCCTGGCAGTAAGGACGACCTGCCTGCAAAAGAAGAGAGTCCAAGGGAGCCATCAAGTTTTCTGAGAAAATTGGAATTTGAGGATTTTGGGGATGCGTTGGACGATGCGAACAAGGACTCCCCGGAGCATAGCGCTAGCAGTTGTGAGAGCAGCGACAGCAAAGGTGCTTGTTTTACCTCTGATAAGCCCGTTTTTTGGAACCGATGCCCGACGCACTATGACGAGAACTTGGACTTTGAAGGTTCAGAGCCCTCTGCCGCCACTAGCGATTCCGGAGAGTCCTCGGCAAAATCCAGCGAAAAATCACACCACATAAATGTGCCTAAGAAACTGCATTCTGTCCGCTCCTCCGAAATGAACCGCACCAGGACATCCAGTGAGACATCCATGGATGCTGCTTATCTGGACAAAATCTCTGAGCTGGATTCCATGATGTCCGAATCAGACAACAGCAAAAGCCCTTATTATGTTTCCAAGTCGTCTTCGGAGCTGGAGAACTCCTGCAAGGCCACCCAGTGTCCTGATCTTTTGAATGAAAAGGAGAAAACCATGAAGGAAAGGAATGAACAGAACGCTCTGAAATGTCCTCTCGCCGATGATAATTCACCAGAGGGAAATGAATGGAAATCTGCTACTTTTTCAatcctttccccttctgctgTAGACATAATGGAGCCTTTCCCTCTGTTTGGTGGACGGACTTCAGAAACGACTGAGATAAAACCTCAGAGCTTTTTATTCCAAAGAGAGCTCTCCCCCAGTTTTTTGTTTAGCAACTCTGGAGGGTCATTTGAAGAACAAAAGCTGGGGTCCTCTCTTTTTAAGGTGGCTCCTGAGCTGCAGAACCTCCATAACCAGTTGCAGTCTCCTTGGTCCTCTTCCTTTGTACCCGACAGGAAAGCCAAAAGTCTTCAAAcgtcaacaaaaagaaaaattcagagtAGCTTGTCTAGTGCGAGCCCGTCAAAAACCACCAAGAACTGA